The Hymenobacter baengnokdamensis genome includes a region encoding these proteins:
- the gpmA gene encoding 2,3-diphosphoglycerate-dependent phosphoglycerate mutase produces MEKLVLLRHGESVWNQENRFTGWTDVDLSELGKQQAAHAGQLLQQHGYTFDIGFTSVLKRAIKTLDIALENMDQLWIPVQKSWRLNERFYGALQGLNKAETAAKYGEAQVQEWRRSPHAHPPAITRDDPRFPGHDPRYQHLTDRELPLTENLSETLDRVMPFWTEKIMGALRRNQKVIIAAHGNSLRALVQYIDHLTDEEVTALDIPTGVPLVYELDENFNRLRHYYLQEDGPVAGPAAK; encoded by the coding sequence ATGGAAAAGCTCGTGCTGCTGCGCCACGGCGAAAGCGTGTGGAACCAGGAAAACCGCTTCACTGGCTGGACCGACGTGGACCTCTCGGAGCTGGGCAAACAGCAGGCGGCCCACGCCGGGCAGCTCTTGCAGCAGCACGGCTACACGTTCGACATCGGCTTTACGTCGGTGCTGAAGCGGGCCATCAAAACGCTGGACATTGCCCTCGAAAACATGGACCAGCTCTGGATTCCGGTGCAGAAGTCGTGGCGGCTCAACGAGCGCTTCTACGGGGCGTTGCAGGGCCTCAACAAGGCCGAAACCGCCGCTAAGTACGGCGAGGCGCAGGTGCAGGAGTGGCGCCGCTCGCCGCACGCCCACCCGCCGGCCATCACCCGCGACGACCCGCGCTTTCCGGGCCACGACCCGCGCTACCAGCACCTCACCGACCGCGAACTACCCCTGACCGAAAACCTGAGCGAGACCCTGGACCGGGTAATGCCTTTCTGGACCGAGAAGATAATGGGCGCGTTGCGTCGCAACCAGAAGGTAATAATCGCCGCCCACGGCAACAGCCTACGCGCCCTGGTGCAGTACATCGACCACCTCACCGATGAGGAGGTAACGGCCCTTGACATTCCGACCGGCGTGCCGCTGGTGTACGAGCTGGATGAGAATTTCAACCGCCTCCGGCATTATTATTTGCAGGAAGACGGCCCGGTGGCTGGTCCCGCTGCGAAATAG
- a CDS encoding DUF2911 domain-containing protein — MRFLPLAALAGAALLFQTTTALAQGQMPEDKSKRPSPPAMVKTSVGSTEVTIDYSRPSLKSREAFGEKSPLAPTGEVWRTGANEATTFTVSKAVKIDGQPLAAGSYALFTIPGKAEWTIIFNKTAKQWGAFKYDAKEDALRVKVKPKTLAAPVEQFTITADKSGKVALMWAKTEADFMVK, encoded by the coding sequence ATGCGTTTCCTGCCCCTTGCCGCCCTAGCCGGCGCTGCCCTGCTCTTCCAAACCACCACGGCGCTAGCCCAGGGCCAGATGCCCGAAGACAAATCGAAGCGCCCAAGCCCGCCGGCCATGGTAAAAACCTCGGTGGGCAGCACCGAAGTCACCATTGACTACAGCCGCCCCTCGCTGAAGAGCCGCGAGGCATTCGGGGAGAAAAGCCCCCTGGCGCCCACGGGCGAGGTGTGGCGCACCGGCGCCAACGAGGCCACCACCTTCACGGTGAGCAAGGCCGTGAAAATTGACGGCCAGCCGCTGGCGGCCGGCAGCTACGCGCTGTTTACCATTCCCGGCAAAGCCGAGTGGACCATCATCTTCAACAAAACGGCCAAGCAGTGGGGCGCGTTTAAATACGACGCCAAGGAAGATGCGCTGCGCGTAAAAGTGAAGCCCAAAACCCTGGCCGCGCCCGTCGAGCAGTTCACCATTACGGCTGATAAGTCGGGCAAAGTGGCGCTGATGTGGGCCAAGACGGAAGCGGATTTCATGGTGAAGTAA